In Gimesia benthica, a single window of DNA contains:
- a CDS encoding helix-turn-helix transcriptional regulator, translating to MVAGRIHRLLKLIALLQSGRVFNSAQLASECEVSRRTVFRDLRTLQESGIYVLFDEEKQGYSLPWRTIVPFKDLTFEEALALFVLCQDLDQTTVGLPFDQFARSASAKVLNSLPDTLRENVIDAAQTISVWGTPVNPSELSASHHKNLFQAAISRKNIRIQYAVPGEKKPLSTMLSPYHILYANRQWYTVGRSSVDRGIKAFPVLSIVKSEILDETFSRPSRFKLDRYLGNSWDPIRGNGKRVSVTIRFQSTLAQKVSQIMWDPSQEIRKLKGGMIEFRARVDTLEELVGWVLSFGDQAEVVTPRAFRDLIQQQASKIAQIYSK from the coding sequence ATGGTGGCAGGACGAATCCATCGTCTCCTGAAGCTGATTGCGCTGCTACAATCGGGACGAGTTTTTAATTCCGCACAACTTGCGAGCGAATGTGAAGTCAGCCGCAGGACTGTATTCCGCGACCTGAGAACGCTGCAGGAATCGGGTATCTATGTGCTCTTCGACGAGGAGAAACAGGGGTACTCACTTCCCTGGAGAACCATCGTTCCCTTCAAGGACCTCACCTTTGAAGAAGCACTGGCACTCTTTGTGCTGTGCCAGGATCTCGACCAGACCACAGTCGGCCTCCCCTTTGACCAGTTTGCCCGCTCCGCTTCCGCCAAGGTCCTGAACAGTCTGCCCGACACACTTCGCGAAAACGTCATCGATGCAGCTCAGACCATTTCTGTCTGGGGCACCCCGGTGAATCCGAGTGAGTTAAGTGCCAGTCACCACAAGAATCTGTTTCAGGCTGCCATCTCGCGAAAGAATATCCGCATTCAATACGCTGTTCCCGGGGAGAAGAAACCACTCTCTACGATGCTCAGCCCCTATCATATTCTGTACGCCAACCGACAATGGTACACGGTGGGACGCTCATCCGTAGACCGTGGGATCAAAGCGTTTCCCGTTCTGAGCATTGTTAAATCCGAAATCCTGGATGAAACCTTCAGTCGCCCCTCCCGCTTCAAACTGGACCGCTACCTGGGCAATTCGTGGGACCCGATTCGAGGGAATGGAAAACGCGTGTCGGTGACGATCCGCTTTCAGAGCACACTGGCTCAGAAGGTGTCCCAGATCATGTGGGATCCTTCCCAGGAGATCAGGAAGCTGAAGGGGGGGATGATTGAATTCCGGGCCCGGGTCGACACGCTGGAAGAACTCGTCGGCTGGGTCCTGAGCTTTGGCGATCAGGCAGA
- a CDS encoding TolC family protein has translation MNLRRNLRLILCGCMMTTQIMGCHGLGTDTDLHYLGDKELQYYEDVATKIEYPAVYEETPEEITFSGKPRTLVDRSQDQIWDLPLMDAVHLGLANSEVIRVSGALGTNGNSLLNNPDGTPSIFDPAIQETNVLLGGARGVEAALSAFDTTFTANMLWGRSEQVQNSPFFGGVPGGTLVQETGQFQSGLSKNFANGGQFAINHNWNYTGSNASSQLFPSNYAGNLGLSYRQPMLAGAGVEYTRIAGPIGTSFSGITGVSQGVVIARINNDQALADFERNVRNLISDIEESYWQLYLAYRLYDTQVVARNSALRSWREAHAKLEAGGTRNFKPADEAQAKDRLFETQALVQATRSDIYTAESRFRRLVGLPVNDGKIIRPIDDPIAAEFSPDWSMCLTEALVHRVELRKQKWNIKSLELQALAATSLTKPRFDFVSSYQVNGFGDRLLSQKNTDGITGQGLHSAYGTMMDNDQDSWTLGWEFSMPLGFRSAHAQVENLEFRLSKARAILQAQEMDVSQELAITFQDLTKNYATAQSNFNRWRAARRRVELFDAEVQAGTTTLDTLLRAQSSLAQAETEYYRSLVAYNIAIKNLHKWKGTLLKHNNIHLMEGEWNPIAYQQALRKAWARTHGIEAHKLQHKPAPFVADGYVGEVGVMPPPAQEGTYSSEQEGMTPEFQPVPEPGMSPEYAPPVTPPPQPEARIQLNGQGGTNPLAPTSVDRAVKVALESDQPQSDLYVTPIGGTLDQLPVPQEEIPSSQAELPIANPEDNLDLEFRSADSF, from the coding sequence ATGAACCTACGCCGGAATTTACGCCTGATTCTCTGTGGATGCATGATGACCACTCAAATAATGGGTTGTCATGGTCTGGGAACGGATACCGATCTGCACTATCTGGGTGACAAAGAGCTTCAATACTATGAAGACGTCGCCACAAAGATAGAATATCCCGCAGTTTACGAAGAAACACCCGAGGAAATTACCTTCTCGGGTAAGCCGCGGACGCTGGTCGATCGCTCTCAGGATCAGATCTGGGACTTGCCTCTGATGGACGCCGTCCACCTGGGGCTCGCGAACAGTGAGGTGATTCGTGTTTCCGGCGCATTGGGAACGAACGGCAACTCATTGCTGAATAATCCGGACGGAACGCCTTCGATTTTCGACCCGGCAATCCAGGAGACCAACGTGCTGCTCGGTGGTGCCCGTGGTGTGGAAGCAGCGTTATCCGCCTTCGATACCACATTCACCGCGAATATGTTGTGGGGTCGTTCCGAACAGGTTCAGAACAGTCCCTTCTTTGGTGGCGTCCCCGGAGGAACGCTGGTTCAGGAAACCGGTCAGTTTCAGTCCGGGCTCTCCAAGAACTTCGCCAACGGTGGTCAGTTCGCCATCAATCATAACTGGAATTACACCGGCAGTAATGCCTCCAGCCAGTTGTTCCCCTCGAACTATGCCGGGAACCTCGGGCTGTCTTATCGTCAACCTATGCTGGCGGGAGCCGGGGTCGAATACACCCGCATCGCCGGTCCGATCGGAACCAGCTTCTCCGGGATTACCGGGGTAAGCCAGGGGGTCGTGATTGCCCGGATCAACAATGACCAGGCACTCGCTGACTTTGAACGCAACGTGCGCAACCTGATCTCTGATATTGAAGAAAGCTACTGGCAGCTGTACCTGGCTTACCGTCTGTACGATACACAGGTCGTCGCCCGTAACTCCGCCTTACGCAGCTGGCGTGAAGCACATGCCAAGCTGGAAGCTGGTGGTACACGTAACTTCAAGCCGGCTGATGAAGCCCAGGCTAAAGACCGTCTGTTTGAAACCCAGGCACTCGTCCAGGCAACCCGCAGTGATATCTACACTGCTGAAAGCCGTTTCCGTCGACTGGTCGGTCTGCCCGTTAATGATGGTAAAATTATCCGACCCATCGATGATCCCATTGCAGCAGAGTTCTCGCCAGACTGGAGCATGTGTCTCACAGAAGCTCTGGTACACCGCGTTGAACTTCGCAAACAGAAATGGAATATCAAGAGTCTCGAACTGCAGGCTCTGGCGGCAACCAGCCTGACCAAACCCCGGTTCGACTTCGTTTCCAGTTACCAGGTTAACGGCTTCGGCGATCGTCTGCTGAGTCAGAAGAATACAGATGGTATCACAGGTCAGGGGCTGCACAGTGCCTATGGAACCATGATGGATAATGACCAGGACAGCTGGACCCTCGGCTGGGAATTCAGCATGCCCCTCGGTTTCCGTTCGGCACATGCTCAGGTCGAGAATCTCGAATTCCGTCTGTCGAAAGCCCGGGCGATCCTGCAGGCACAGGAAATGGATGTGAGCCAGGAGCTCGCGATCACCTTCCAGGACCTGACCAAAAACTATGCGACCGCTCAGTCCAACTTCAACCGCTGGCGTGCTGCCCGCAGACGTGTGGAACTGTTCGACGCGGAAGTCCAGGCGGGTACCACGACTCTGGATACCCTGCTGCGTGCTCAGTCCAGTCTGGCACAGGCAGAAACCGAATACTACCGTTCGCTGGTGGCTTACAACATCGCGATCAAGAACCTCCACAAGTGGAAGGGAACCTTACTCAAACACAACAACATTCACCTGATGGAAGGCGAATGGAATCCGATCGCCTATCAGCAGGCACTGCGGAAAGCCTGGGCTCGTACCCACGGTATCGAAGCTCACAAACTGCAGCATAAGCCGGCTCCCTTCGTGGCCGATGGTTATGTGGGCGAAGTGGGCGTGATGCCTCCACCGGCCCAGGAAGGAACTTACTCTTCCGAGCAGGAAGGAATGACACCTGAATTCCAGCCTGTTCCGGAACCGGGCATGTCACCTGAATATGCACCGCCGGTCACACCACCTCCACAGCCTGAGGCACGCATCCAGCTCAACGGGCAGGGCGGCACCAACCCGCTCGCCCCGACCTCGGTCGATCGGGCGGTGAAAGTGGCACTGGAATCGGATCAACCCCAGAGCGACCTGTATGTGACACCGATTGGCGGAACCCTGGATCAGTTGCCTGTTCCTCAGGAAGAAATCCCGAGTTCACAGGCAGAACTGCCGATTGCCAATCCGGAAGACAACCTCGATCTGGAATTTCGGTCTGCCGACAGTTTCTAA
- a CDS encoding DUF962 domain-containing protein, with the protein MIQRFLHNYLLRHQNRANQILHLIGVPLTFGGLIGFGIAGEWIYAWSAFVAGYVLQFLGHAIEQNDAGELILLKKLLGIPFREFGPQTQSQQNFDQPSKKSSCND; encoded by the coding sequence ATGATCCAGCGTTTTCTTCATAATTACCTGCTTCGACACCAGAACCGCGCCAATCAGATCCTGCACCTGATCGGGGTGCCTCTCACATTCGGGGGTCTCATCGGATTCGGCATCGCAGGAGAGTGGATTTATGCCTGGTCCGCGTTCGTAGCGGGGTATGTGCTGCAGTTTCTGGGGCATGCCATTGAGCAGAATGACGCCGGCGAACTCATTCTGCTCAAAAAATTACTGGGAATCCCCTTCAGGGAGTTCGGTCCACAGACCCAATCTCAACAGAATTTTGACCAACCGTCAAAAAAGTCAAGTTGTAACGATTAA
- a CDS encoding isocitrate/isopropylmalate dehydrogenase family protein, giving the protein MYKVTLIPGDGVGPEIAEATRKCVDATGVKIDWDVQECGIEVIEAEGGVPDRVMESIRANKIALKAPITTPIGKGFRSVNVFLRQELGLYACIRPCKTYKGVRTYFADSNVDLVVVRENTEDLYAGVEFQAGEEKTAELIKTINEFATGKKINTPLDETGVSIKPMSYQGTRDICNYAFKYAVDNKRKAVTSICKANIMKFTDGLWYDETRAVAKAYGAKFEWEDLAEGVEPDAKLAGNVPDCGGSIEYNERLIDNMCMQLVQKPELYDVLVTSNLYGDILSDLCAGLVGGLGVAPGSNIGTEAAIFEATHGSAPKYKGQNKVNPVALILSGKMMLDYLGEHEAAAKLDQAVADVIEEGKDVTYDLKPDRNDPTAVGTQEMAEAICRKMQ; this is encoded by the coding sequence ATGTATAAAGTCACATTAATCCCGGGCGATGGTGTTGGTCCCGAAATCGCCGAGGCTACCAGAAAATGTGTTGATGCGACAGGAGTCAAAATCGACTGGGATGTTCAGGAATGTGGAATCGAAGTCATTGAAGCCGAGGGCGGTGTTCCCGATCGGGTCATGGAATCGATCCGGGCGAACAAAATTGCCCTCAAAGCACCAATCACCACCCCGATTGGAAAAGGTTTCCGCAGTGTCAACGTGTTCCTGCGTCAGGAACTCGGACTGTATGCCTGCATCCGTCCCTGTAAAACCTACAAAGGGGTTCGGACTTATTTCGCTGATTCCAACGTCGACCTGGTCGTCGTTCGCGAAAACACCGAAGACCTCTACGCTGGCGTTGAATTCCAGGCGGGCGAAGAAAAGACCGCTGAGCTGATCAAGACGATCAACGAGTTCGCGACCGGTAAGAAGATCAACACACCTCTCGATGAGACCGGCGTCAGCATCAAGCCGATGTCTTACCAGGGAACCCGTGATATCTGTAACTACGCGTTCAAATACGCCGTCGACAACAAACGCAAAGCAGTCACCTCGATCTGCAAAGCCAACATCATGAAGTTCACCGATGGTCTGTGGTACGATGAAACCCGGGCTGTCGCGAAAGCCTATGGTGCGAAGTTCGAATGGGAAGACCTGGCAGAAGGCGTCGAACCAGATGCCAAGCTGGCTGGTAACGTTCCCGATTGTGGCGGCAGCATTGAATACAATGAGCGTCTGATCGACAACATGTGCATGCAGCTGGTTCAGAAGCCCGAACTGTACGACGTGCTCGTTACTTCCAACCTCTACGGCGACATTCTGAGTGACCTCTGTGCCGGTCTGGTCGGTGGTCTGGGCGTCGCTCCCGGTTCCAACATCGGTACCGAAGCTGCCATCTTCGAAGCAACCCACGGTTCCGCTCCGAAGTACAAAGGCCAGAACAAGGTCAACCCGGTCGCCCTGATCCTCTCCGGTAAAATGATGCTGGACTACCTGGGTGAGCACGAAGCAGCCGCCAAACTGGATCAGGCTGTTGCTGATGTCATCGAAGAAGGTAAAGACGTCACCTACGACCTCAAGCCTGACCGCAACGATCCGACCGCCGTCGGTACTCAGGAAATGGCAGAAGCCATCTGCCGTAAGATGCAGTAA
- a CDS encoding outer membrane protein assembly factor BamB family protein encodes MRPLLFVLFVLSLPLSLSAQEKWPGFLGAGASPLKAETIPTQWSVEKNVAWKAGIPGYGQSSPVIWGDQVYVTSVEGPDKEQLHVVCYSLKSGKQLWDHIQPSTYPEKNSVYISRAAPTPVLDKNGIYAYFESGDIVALSHAGELKWAASLTKRYGAPKNKFGLSASPVQWQDRVIVLIDDEGPSYITAVSKADGSELWKNDRKSRVSWSSPMIVPVGEAQQVVCSSAGSIDGYDPKTGKQLWIYDEVGGNNKTSPIPAGNGEFLIGASPGREGENNELAKKSNGLFVVKQQGAAWEPQFAWTNASPTPSWGTPIVYQGNAYWVNRVGVVYCLNARTGESVYTSRIKESCWATPVGIGDRVYFFGKNGVTTVLKAGNEFEVLAENELWTEDNPPVNNVPTAEETSAERRQGVAMFSRPTLYGAAIVNGYLVLRTGSQLYCIKP; translated from the coding sequence ATGAGACCGCTGCTGTTTGTTTTGTTTGTATTGTCATTACCCCTCAGTCTGTCCGCGCAGGAAAAGTGGCCCGGTTTTCTGGGAGCGGGGGCTTCTCCCCTCAAGGCGGAGACCATTCCCACGCAGTGGTCGGTGGAAAAGAATGTCGCCTGGAAAGCAGGGATCCCCGGCTATGGACAGTCGAGCCCGGTGATCTGGGGCGACCAGGTGTATGTCACTTCGGTCGAAGGGCCAGACAAGGAGCAGCTGCACGTCGTCTGTTATTCGCTGAAGTCCGGCAAACAGCTTTGGGATCACATTCAGCCTTCAACCTATCCCGAGAAGAACAGTGTCTACATCAGCCGGGCCGCACCGACACCCGTACTCGATAAGAACGGCATCTACGCTTACTTCGAAAGTGGCGACATCGTGGCCCTCTCGCATGCTGGCGAATTGAAGTGGGCGGCCTCGCTGACTAAACGTTACGGGGCACCCAAAAACAAGTTCGGTCTGTCCGCGTCACCCGTGCAGTGGCAGGATCGTGTGATTGTACTCATCGACGACGAAGGTCCGTCTTACATCACCGCGGTCAGCAAAGCGGATGGCAGTGAGCTCTGGAAGAACGATCGTAAGAGTCGCGTCAGCTGGAGTTCGCCGATGATCGTCCCAGTGGGTGAGGCACAGCAGGTGGTCTGCAGTTCTGCCGGTTCCATCGACGGCTACGATCCGAAGACAGGCAAACAGCTTTGGATCTACGACGAAGTGGGCGGCAATAACAAGACCAGCCCGATTCCCGCAGGCAACGGCGAATTCCTGATCGGCGCTTCACCGGGTCGGGAGGGCGAGAACAACGAACTGGCGAAAAAATCGAACGGTCTGTTTGTGGTCAAACAGCAGGGCGCTGCATGGGAGCCTCAATTCGCGTGGACCAATGCCAGCCCGACGCCCTCCTGGGGAACGCCCATCGTCTACCAGGGGAATGCCTACTGGGTGAACCGGGTCGGCGTAGTTTACTGTCTGAATGCCAGGACCGGAGAGTCGGTCTATACCAGCCGGATTAAAGAGTCCTGCTGGGCGACGCCAGTCGGGATCGGCGATCGTGTCTACTTCTTCGGCAAGAACGGCGTGACGACCGTTTTGAAAGCGGGTAATGAATTCGAAGTCCTCGCCGAGAATGAACTCTGGACCGAAGACAATCCACCGGTCAACAACGTTCCCACCGCCGAGGAAACTTCAGCCGAACGCCGCCAGGGCGTTGCCATGTTCTCGCGACCAACTCTCTACGGTGCGGCGATTGTCAACGGCTACCTGGTTCTCAGAACCGGTAGTCAGCTGTATTGCATTAAGCCTTAG
- a CDS encoding rhodanese-like domain-containing protein, which translates to MNLCKSCLLSLACTLLLVSVGNGADPTEDSLDTVKKNLNNKKAVLVDVREKSEWDNGHISGATFLPLSTLSNGITPKALNMKLSKKHIIYTHCAAGFRSCKAADVLLKHGYDVRPLEPGYDDLIDAGFKKAK; encoded by the coding sequence ATGAATCTCTGTAAGTCGTGTTTACTGTCGCTGGCCTGCACTTTATTGTTGGTGAGTGTTGGAAATGGGGCAGATCCCACTGAAGATTCGCTGGACACGGTCAAAAAGAATCTGAACAACAAAAAAGCCGTCCTGGTGGATGTCCGCGAAAAATCTGAGTGGGATAACGGCCACATCTCCGGTGCGACTTTTCTACCTCTCAGTACGCTGAGCAATGGAATCACCCCCAAAGCATTGAATATGAAGCTTTCCAAGAAACACATTATCTACACGCATTGTGCAGCCGGTTTCCGATCCTGCAAAGCGGCTGATGTTCTCTTGAAGCACGGGTACGACGTACGGCCACTCGAGCCCGGTTATGATGACCTGATCGATGCCGGCTTTAAGAAAGCCAAATAG
- a CDS encoding ArsR/SmtB family transcription factor produces MMETETAAETLKAFSHPTRLSILQELLAGPKCVTDMEELLPVRQANLSQHLCVLRNAKLVDFAQEGALRCYYLSRPRLVGDMLKLLGREEPVIKRSPAQLKADKQRRERARQRLKIPFV; encoded by the coding sequence ATGATGGAAACGGAAACTGCGGCGGAGACACTGAAGGCGTTTTCGCATCCCACCCGGCTCTCGATTCTGCAGGAACTGCTGGCCGGCCCTAAGTGCGTCACCGACATGGAAGAGTTATTGCCTGTGCGACAGGCGAACCTTTCACAGCATCTGTGCGTGTTGCGAAATGCGAAGCTCGTGGACTTTGCCCAGGAAGGAGCTCTGCGGTGCTACTACCTTTCACGCCCCAGGCTGGTGGGGGACATGCTGAAATTACTCGGCCGTGAAGAACCCGTTATCAAACGTTCGCCTGCCCAGTTGAAGGCGGATAAACAGCGCCGGGAACGAGCCCGGCAGAGGCTGAAAATCCCTTTTGTTTAA
- a CDS encoding RNA polymerase sigma factor encodes MQDQSQESLFTDWLDAHGASVWKVARAYTLTTEETQDLAQEILLQAWKSLPQFEQKSSPATWFYRVALHTAMNWRRKEAPWRVRQKPLLEVQMLTAEEADSAATAQQRDLVEQLYQAIHQLPKTDAALVLLYLEELSYREMADVLGISENYVGVKLNRARQALNELMKGESDGS; translated from the coding sequence GTGCAAGACCAATCACAGGAATCGCTGTTTACGGACTGGCTCGACGCGCATGGTGCGTCAGTCTGGAAAGTGGCACGCGCCTACACCCTGACGACGGAAGAGACTCAGGATCTGGCCCAGGAAATATTGCTTCAGGCTTGGAAGTCACTGCCGCAGTTCGAACAGAAGTCGAGCCCGGCCACCTGGTTCTATCGCGTGGCATTACACACGGCGATGAACTGGCGCAGAAAGGAAGCACCCTGGCGGGTCCGACAGAAACCGTTACTGGAAGTGCAGATGCTGACCGCCGAAGAGGCCGACAGCGCCGCCACGGCACAGCAGCGCGATCTGGTCGAACAGCTCTATCAGGCAATTCACCAGTTGCCGAAAACCGATGCCGCCCTGGTACTGCTTTATCTGGAAGAGTTGAGTTATCGCGAGATGGCCGACGTCTTGGGGATTTCCGAAAACTATGTTGGCGTGAAACTGAATCGGGCCAGGCAGGCATTGAACGAACTGATGAAAGGGGAAAGCGATGGCTCCTGA
- a CDS encoding PQQ-binding-like beta-propeller repeat protein — translation MLRLKRPLWTATLLTTTLLIISASTHAADWPQWQGPNRDSISAETGLRSTFPEDFKPVWSFKDCGIGYSAPAVVDNIAYLLGADKQENGDYVEFVLALDPSGKQLWKQEVAHYKEGIMLTKWGHGPRSTPSIADGRLFGLGANGDLFALDQKTGKLLWKANLRETYGSMLSGARGKPENTWGYCESPLVDGNHVICTPGGEQGAVVALEAATGNLVWQSKELTDPCSYSSTVIADFGGVKQYVVLTAKQLASVRASDGKLLWTAEVPVNEVAVIPTPIVTGNRVYTTCDYDAGCGLVEVNKEGDQFTAKVLYKNKTMSNHHGGVVLIDGKIYGWTGKTTSRGRWVCQDLETGESVWMEGRAAPAGAVMAAAGHLYCFTQDDGVLVCIEATPKGFKETGRFTIPERTEKQSILGKVWARPVISNGRLYLRDQDLLFCYDIKQDT, via the coding sequence ATGCTACGTTTGAAACGTCCTTTGTGGACAGCCACGTTATTGACGACCACCTTGCTAATCATCTCCGCCTCCACGCACGCCGCCGACTGGCCGCAGTGGCAGGGACCCAACCGCGACTCCATTTCCGCCGAGACCGGACTCCGCTCCACGTTCCCCGAAGACTTCAAGCCTGTGTGGTCCTTTAAGGACTGTGGCATCGGTTACTCCGCTCCTGCTGTAGTCGATAACATTGCCTACCTCCTGGGTGCCGACAAACAGGAGAACGGTGACTACGTCGAATTTGTGCTGGCACTGGATCCCAGCGGCAAGCAACTCTGGAAACAGGAAGTCGCCCATTACAAGGAAGGCATCATGCTGACCAAATGGGGTCACGGTCCGCGGAGTACGCCCTCCATCGCCGATGGCCGCCTGTTTGGACTCGGCGCCAACGGCGATCTGTTCGCCCTGGATCAGAAAACCGGCAAACTGCTCTGGAAAGCGAATCTCCGTGAAACCTACGGCAGCATGCTCAGTGGCGCGCGGGGCAAACCTGAGAATACCTGGGGGTACTGTGAGTCTCCCCTGGTGGACGGCAACCATGTCATCTGCACACCCGGCGGTGAGCAGGGCGCGGTCGTTGCCCTCGAAGCGGCGACCGGCAATCTGGTCTGGCAGTCCAAAGAACTGACCGACCCCTGTAGTTACTCCTCGACCGTGATCGCTGACTTTGGTGGTGTGAAACAATACGTCGTGCTGACCGCCAAACAGCTGGCGAGTGTTCGCGCTTCTGATGGCAAACTGCTCTGGACGGCGGAAGTACCCGTGAATGAAGTTGCCGTGATTCCCACGCCCATCGTGACCGGGAACCGGGTCTACACGACCTGCGATTACGACGCCGGCTGCGGACTCGTCGAAGTCAACAAAGAAGGCGATCAGTTTACGGCCAAGGTGCTCTACAAAAACAAGACTATGAGCAACCACCACGGCGGCGTTGTGCTGATCGACGGCAAGATATACGGCTGGACCGGTAAAACCACTTCACGTGGCCGCTGGGTTTGTCAGGATCTGGAAACAGGAGAAAGCGTCTGGATGGAAGGCCGCGCCGCTCCCGCGGGTGCCGTGATGGCCGCGGCTGGGCACCTCTATTGTTTTACGCAGGACGACGGCGTACTGGTCTGCATTGAAGCCACCCCGAAAGGATTCAAAGAAACGGGCCGCTTCACGATTCCGGAACGCACAGAAAAACAGAGCATCCTCGGGAAAGTCTGGGCCCGGCCCGTGATCTCCAACGGACGGCTCTATCTCCGAGATCAGGATCTGCTGTTCTGCTATGATATCAAACAGGACACCTGA
- a CDS encoding phosphotransferase enzyme family protein has translation MDPNHLLVDDSLPYYNALSQCIDHWGLVPEKTELVRDGVNHIFATEFVNGAPVIIRISDGNLRERGEVLGELLWLEHLISHGCTVTTPIPSRGGELLESIEVDAGTMHVCCFERFGGRQLDPATDAQWNEELFLKLGREIGRIHRASDELQLPADQDRLSWHEIRLGQFPDPLPDYFHPEVVEAMRGYYDDWRSRSTPAGPYGLVHRDLHAGNFLVENGDVQIIDFDLGCYGWRTMDLAVLLFIYYYYPSLRVPGATPELAGHVLAKLVEGYREEFTLDRDQLATVADMMMLNTINNYFLMLPDPEHWQAAMGNPRITVMESLTWIEQLWLDNRKLQIELEL, from the coding sequence GTGGATCCCAATCATTTGCTGGTAGACGATTCGCTGCCTTATTATAACGCGCTGAGTCAGTGTATTGATCACTGGGGACTGGTGCCTGAGAAGACAGAATTAGTCCGCGATGGGGTGAACCACATCTTTGCCACCGAGTTCGTTAACGGTGCACCGGTCATTATCCGGATCAGTGATGGCAATCTCCGGGAACGGGGCGAAGTGCTGGGCGAACTGCTCTGGTTGGAGCATCTGATCTCTCATGGATGTACGGTTACGACGCCGATCCCTTCGCGTGGCGGGGAACTGCTGGAATCGATTGAAGTCGATGCAGGTACGATGCATGTCTGCTGCTTTGAGCGTTTCGGGGGCCGACAACTCGACCCGGCGACCGACGCCCAGTGGAATGAGGAACTCTTTCTCAAACTGGGACGGGAGATTGGTCGCATCCATCGGGCTTCGGATGAATTACAGCTCCCGGCCGACCAGGATCGTCTCTCGTGGCATGAAATCAGGCTCGGACAGTTTCCAGATCCGCTGCCCGACTATTTTCACCCCGAGGTCGTCGAAGCGATGCGCGGGTATTACGATGACTGGCGGAGCCGCTCTACCCCTGCAGGACCCTATGGACTGGTGCACCGGGATCTGCATGCGGGAAATTTTCTGGTCGAGAACGGTGACGTGCAGATCATCGATTTCGATCTGGGTTGTTACGGCTGGCGGACCATGGATTTAGCCGTCCTGCTCTTCATTTACTATTATTATCCCAGCCTCCGAGTGCCTGGCGCGACGCCAGAGCTGGCCGGCCATGTGCTGGCCAAACTGGTAGAGGGCTACCGCGAGGAATTTACGCTCGACCGCGATCAGCTGGCAACGGTCGCCGACATGATGATGTTGAATACGATCAACAACTATTTTCTCATGCTACCCGACCCGGAACACTGGCAGGCCGCGATGGGCAACCCGCGCATCACAGTCATGGAGAGCCTGACCTGGATCGAGCAGCTCTGGCTGGACAACCGGAAACTTCAGATCGAACTCGAGCTGTGA
- a CDS encoding trimeric intracellular cation channel family protein yields the protein MSVADLQYLLGMIGTVAFAVTGVLAVSPRGVDFFGACVLGLITAIGGGTIRDVILGVPVFWAADLNYIWVALGASFLAFLMNRHMTRKEIFKTMLYLDALGVSMFAIQAAQKVIWVEFGMPLAPILLGVLTAIGGGLLRDVLAGQPTLLMRREIYAIPVTLGCILFVALVTWLPQHAVLIGVGCSALIMSLRSAVIHWDLHVPLWLTIQSKENAVHSKQDSDSPPAH from the coding sequence ATGAGCGTTGCAGACTTACAATACCTCCTCGGAATGATTGGCACGGTTGCCTTTGCGGTAACGGGTGTGCTGGCAGTCTCGCCGCGCGGCGTCGATTTCTTTGGTGCCTGTGTGCTGGGGTTGATCACCGCGATCGGCGGCGGCACCATTCGTGATGTAATCCTGGGGGTACCGGTCTTCTGGGCCGCGGATCTGAATTACATCTGGGTTGCGCTGGGCGCCAGCTTTCTGGCGTTTCTCATGAACCGGCATATGACGCGCAAAGAGATCTTCAAAACCATGCTTTATCTCGACGCATTGGGGGTCTCGATGTTTGCGATCCAGGCAGCTCAGAAAGTCATCTGGGTTGAGTTCGGCATGCCGCTCGCGCCGATCCTGCTGGGCGTGTTGACCGCAATCGGTGGTGGCCTGCTGCGTGACGTCCTCGCGGGACAGCCCACGCTGTTAATGCGGCGGGAAATTTACGCGATTCCCGTCACCCTGGGCTGCATCCTGTTTGTCGCGCTGGTCACCTGGCTGCCCCAACATGCCGTCCTGATCGGCGTCGGCTGCTCTGCCCTGATCATGAGTCTGCGGAGCGCCGTGATCCACTGGGACCTGCACGTCCCCCTGTGGCTGACCATTCAATCGAAAGAGAATGCCGTGCATTCGAAGCAGGATTCTGACAGCCCGCCTGCCCATTAA